The DNA window GATGGACAACAAAAATCGCAAGCTCATTCTGACTGGCGGAATTCTCGGCGGAATCACAACGCTGGGATTAACAGGCTTTTTTGTGTACGGGCACTATTTCCCAAACACTCCTGACGCCTACGTTCATGCTTATACCGTCACGGTGGCACCCTACGTTGCTGGTTACATCAAAAATATTCATATCCAGCCTAATCAATTTGTAAAAAAAGGAGAATTAATTTACGAGATCGTTCCTGATTCTTTTCAGGTGATTGTAGATCAAAAAGCAAGCAAGCTTGAAGCTAGCAAAAAGAATTTAAACAGCATGCGTCAAGAGCTTCAAAAAGCAAAAGATGACCTTAAAAGCAAAAAAGCATCTCGATGGCTGATTGGCTTAAACCAAAAACGTTATGCCTTCCTCTTGAAAAAAGATGTTGTTTCCCTAGAAAAAGAACAAGCACTTCAGGCTTCCATCATTGAGTCAGATGCAGATGTCACTAGAGCCACAGCAGAAATACGGAGAATTTCACAAAAAATGCTCGAGCAGCAGTCCTTAATCAATGCAAACTCAAGCGACTTAGAAACCGCGAAAATAAAC is part of the Synechococcus sp. WH 8016 genome and encodes:
- a CDS encoding HlyD family secretion protein, which codes for MTEQDAMDNKNRKLILTGGILGGITTLGLTGFFVYGHYFPNTPDAYVHAYTVTVAPYVAGYIKNIHIQPNQFVKKGELIYEIVPDSFQVIVDQKASKLEASKKNLNSMRQELQKAKDDLKSKKASRWLIGLNQKRYAFLLKKDVVSLEKEQALQASIIESDADVTRATAEIRRISQKMLEQQSLINANSSDLETAKINLNYSKYYAPFDGFISNKFTIRSGQYVKPGQALFQIVDNSQWWVDANYKESQIHRIRPGMKASIKLDMYPGKKFEGTVINISSGSGAYYSLLPPQNATGNWVKVPQRFPVRIKINQSLKHPLRAGSTAYSTINTMKTVPNISSKQKDAPPNS